A single Lolium perenne isolate Kyuss_39 chromosome 6, Kyuss_2.0, whole genome shotgun sequence DNA region contains:
- the LOC127309101 gene encoding uncharacterized protein, which translates to MHYEARVQCVRDWHAERKVWMSKADCRDMLMAPWQYLQNPPQYVGEDKACFLAMVIWWTSPEYARKYEEGKQKRLEMGGGSHVLGSKNLALTLQQEEVKTGVTPNLFGLFQKSKTRREPHPETGSVWVNGLAEAQCGAYRSTFKAKHGEDADPTTEDFDVEVAVLAGQGKKGGRLWIADGLVDPSTIPSLRQIRRGRTSEQPRVETRPRASDLAVEKLRAEMEEREQRHQEEQMQMQQQLRENMQMQQQMLQQMQQQQQMFQQMFMNQAVLTSPPGSSAPSTSCPPMFPNWIPAPDPAVMALLQQAPSQSPLTPGLTVNNTGIIRSLQQFLGEFSYTSN; encoded by the exons atgcactacgaggcacgtgtccAGTGCGTCCGCGACTGGCATGCCGAGCGCAAAGTTTGGATGAGTAAGGCTGATTGTCGGGATATGCTCATGGCACCGTGGCAGTACCTGCAG aaccctcctcagtacgtcggggAAGACAAGGCGTGCTTTCTTGCGATGGTCATATGGTGGACATCCCCCGAGTACGCCCGGAAGTACGAGGAGGGCAAGCAGAAGCGTTTAGAGATGGGAGGTGGATCACATGTCCTGGGCAGCAAGAACTTGGCCCTTACCTTGCAGCAAGAG gaagtgaaGACAGGCGTGACACCAAACTTGTTTGGCCTTTTCCAAAAGTCCAAGACCAGGAGGGAGCCGCATCCTGAAACGGGGTCCGTGTGGGTCAACGGGCTAGCGGAGGCCCAGTGTGGCGCGTACCGCTCGACGTTCAAGGCCAAGCACGGCGAAGACGCCGACCCAACCACCGAAGACTTTGATGttgaggttgcggtgcttgcgggacaaggcaagaagggtggccgcctatggattgctgacgggttagtcgacccatcgaccattccatctctacgccagatccgtcgtgggcGTACGAGCGAGCAGCCTCGGGTAGAGACCCGCCCACGGGCTTCGGACCTAGCTGTGGAGAAGTTACGG gcggagatggaagaaagggaacagaggcaccaagaggagcagatgcagatgcagcagcagcTTAGGGAGAACATGCAGATGCAGCAGCAGATGTTGCAGCAGATGCAACAACAGCAGCAGATGTTCCAGCAGATGTTCATGAACCAGGCCGTGCTGACTTCCCCACCGGGGAGTAGTGCTCCTAGCACGTCGTGTCCTCCTATGTTCCCCAACTGG ATCCCCGCGCCTGATCCGGCTGTGATGGCGCTCCTCCAGCAAGCGCCAAGTCAGAGCCCGCTGACACCTGGCTTGACCGTCAACAATACGGGCATCATCCGGAGCCTGCAGCAGTTTCTAGGTGAGTTCTCCTACACTtctaattga